The Toxoplasma gondii ME49 chromosome XII, whole genome shotgun sequence genome includes a region encoding these proteins:
- a CDS encoding hypothetical protein (encoded by transcript TGME49_300080): MDNQSFLFASDRRTVLTARVAERQQTLRFSVSVRNAFFHAQRSGTVEEKVHERCFGLSRKPSFLSECQCLLYGQIPTQMGQLTLDGVHVRTFFVCVNMHAFSTFPKPTGAQRGGLLRGSIITRCWVLSQCEATFQRKAPVVPQQQQIKIRR; this comes from the coding sequence ATGGATAATCAGTCGTTCTTGTTTGCCTCCGACAGGCGCACTGTACTAACAGCTCGTGTTgcggagaggcagcagaccTTGAGATTTTCGGTTAGCGTCAGAAATGCCTTTTTTCACGCTCAGCGCTCTGGAACTGTCGAAGAGAAGGTGCATGAACGATGCTTCGGATTATCACGTAAGCCAAGCTTTCTTTCTGAGTGTCAATGCCTTCTGTATGGGCAAATTCCCACCCAGATGGGGCAGCTGACTCTAGACGGCGTACATGTCCGTACTTTTTTCGTATGCGTAAATATGCATGCTTTCAGTACCTTCCCTAAGCCCACCGGGGCGCAAAGAGGAGGTCTGTTAAGAGGATCGATAATTACGCGATGTTGGGTTTTAAGCCAATGCGAAGCGACATTCCAGAGAAAGGCTCCGGTTGTTCCTCAGCAGCAGCAAATAAAGATCAGA